A single Nostoc sp. PCC 7107 DNA region contains:
- a CDS encoding response regulator transcription factor, whose product MSTVLIVEDSLAQREMIIDLLKATGLTVTYASDGVEALEAIQSAPPDLVVLDIVMPRMNGYEVCRRLKSDPKTQNVPVVMCSSKGEEFDRYWGMKQGADAYIAKPFQPTELVGTVKQLLRG is encoded by the coding sequence ATGAGTACAGTTCTGATTGTGGAAGACAGTCTCGCACAAAGGGAGATGATTATTGACCTCCTGAAAGCCACTGGTTTAACAGTCACATACGCCAGTGACGGAGTAGAAGCGTTGGAGGCCATTCAGAGCGCTCCTCCAGACTTGGTGGTATTGGATATTGTCATGCCACGGATGAACGGCTACGAAGTTTGCCGTCGGTTAAAATCTGACCCAAAAACCCAAAATGTCCCAGTAGTCATGTGTTCTTCTAAAGGTGAAGAATTCGACCGCTACTGGGGGATGAAACAGGGTGCGGATGCTTATATAGCCAAACCGTTTCAGCCGACGGAGTTGGTAGGAACAGTCAAACAACTCCTGCGAGGATAA
- a CDS encoding response regulator: MQGNLNEIDIRSILQLIALGQRTGQLLVEAGFHKQDNLSQDETLRHRHSKNSRKQSWFVFFLNGQVIYCQAGDSNLSRIEDYLRHYRVETELEQRQHTSIATQNVPEYGYLWTLLEKNIISPKIAHSIIHRLVQETLFDLLSLHQGSFIFRQGAALAPQLTSLEIAPLVTRITQQVQEWKRLYPQIQSPEQLPVLADTAELRSSLPEATVNKLQHWADGKTSLRQLSRYLNRDLLTVAKAIYPYVLQGWLQLVDSATTNSQTVVPMLGGGENHRPRIVCIDDTTTICEAVESILKLHGYEAIALNQPLEALGLLFQLRPDLILCDIAMPELDGYEICNMLRHSTAFRLVPIIMLTGKDGFIDRVRARMVGATDYLTKPFDDSELLMLVEKYVNYKSFMGTPKK, translated from the coding sequence ATGCAGGGAAATTTAAATGAAATTGATATTCGGAGTATTTTGCAATTGATTGCTTTAGGCCAGAGAACTGGACAACTTTTAGTAGAAGCTGGCTTTCACAAGCAAGATAATCTCAGCCAAGATGAGACTCTCAGGCATCGCCATAGCAAAAATAGCAGAAAACAATCTTGGTTTGTCTTTTTTCTCAATGGTCAAGTCATCTATTGCCAAGCTGGTGATAGTAATTTGTCGCGGATTGAAGATTATTTGCGTCATTATCGAGTCGAAACAGAGCTTGAGCAAAGGCAACATACTTCAATAGCTACTCAAAATGTCCCAGAGTATGGCTATTTGTGGACACTTTTAGAAAAAAATATCATCAGTCCCAAAATAGCTCATAGTATTATTCACCGCTTAGTGCAAGAAACATTGTTTGATTTGTTGAGTTTACACCAAGGGAGTTTCATTTTTCGTCAAGGAGCAGCCCTCGCACCACAATTAACTAGTTTAGAAATTGCGCCTCTAGTTACCAGAATTACTCAACAAGTCCAAGAATGGAAGCGCCTATATCCGCAAATTCAATCTCCCGAACAATTACCAGTGTTAGCTGATACAGCAGAATTACGTTCCTCGCTACCAGAAGCAACAGTAAATAAGCTACAGCATTGGGCTGATGGCAAAACATCTCTCCGTCAACTGTCGCGTTATCTTAACCGAGATTTATTGACAGTTGCTAAGGCCATATATCCTTATGTGCTACAAGGTTGGTTGCAACTAGTAGATTCAGCCACAACTAATTCCCAGACAGTAGTACCAATGTTGGGAGGAGGAGAAAACCATCGCCCACGGATAGTTTGTATTGATGATACAACCACGATTTGTGAGGCTGTTGAGTCGATTTTAAAGTTACATGGTTATGAAGCGATCGCGCTGAATCAACCCTTAGAAGCACTCGGTTTGCTATTTCAACTACGACCAGATTTAATTTTGTGCGACATTGCCATGCCTGAACTCGATGGTTATGAGATTTGCAATATGTTGCGGCATTCTACCGCATTTCGCTTAGTACCGATTATTATGCTGACTGGTAAAGATGGCTTTATTGATCGAGTCAGAGCCAGGATGGTTGGGGCAACAGATTATTTAACCAAACCATTTGATGATTCCGAATTACTTATGCTTGTCGAGAAATATGTTAATTACAAGTCTTTTATGGGAACACCAAAGAAATAG
- a CDS encoding methyl-accepting chemotaxis protein, translating to MAATIDDYLETYQQACTAYAEQDYEFAATLVDQVVEKVPDDPNCHLLRGHVYYVLQQYDVAKAEYQQVLQLTDEPEIISFAKNGLENIHQYLQPLEEAIPLEIDQSINFASIADSSELDTADLQDLGAFANLDSQSFDLSSFEESQSSLNPFDVPTDSIVMNKSVEESPSLMADPFAVHQDENSSDLHSNPEEEIALDLPAFWQEDISVVNLDDSGITNNPFNSGTNSGQESSTFDSNSVDSPFAPVDLLASNILDTSSKALLTEQYPEPNIANLDFKMDILEKNSPKSPENISNVDAKTNQDNVFAAKPSNWLEKIEFPDNSETTNSSVNDDFSLQNSPLKAGTTLDTNSFDGDDNFDFEAFESAFGSDEFKTDEDTNSMLSGENSKSNIEFLDDFDEFDDLGNIPGFDLADSDVSFGDVALSGPLEAHSSPRSKFTEATANNGSSDRDEELFTITGSQESVPIFTQTDVSKLEPVASVEQGWLAPLENASLDMKPFLVAGTVGIFSAMVVAVVSFGATSFSQPQQRESIRNTGWAMSLAAGISGFATAAFMGNLTLKQIRRTTKDLQNQFDAVRQGNLNVQATVYSEDELGLLATGFNEMARVIFTTTNEAQRKADEQEEAKENLQRQVIRLLDDVEGAARGDLTVQAEVTADVLGAVADAFNLTIQNLRDIVQQVKVAAREVTKGATNSETFARALSSDALRQAEELAVTLNSVQVMTDSIQRVAEAAREAETVARDASSIALKGGEAVENTVAGILEIRETVAETTRKVKRLAESSQEISKIVALISQIASRTNLLALNASIEAARAGEAGRGFAIVADEVRQLADKSAKSLKEIEQIVMQIQSETGSVMTAMEEGTQQVIKGTKLAEEAKRSLENIIQVANRIDILVRSITSDTVEQTETSRAVAQVMQSVELTAQETSQEAQRVSGALQNLVGVSRDLIASVERFRVDTLESK from the coding sequence ATGGCAGCAACAATAGATGATTATCTAGAAACATATCAGCAGGCTTGTACAGCCTACGCAGAACAAGACTATGAATTCGCTGCTACCTTAGTCGATCAGGTAGTAGAAAAGGTACCAGATGACCCCAACTGCCATTTGTTGAGGGGTCATGTCTATTACGTTTTGCAACAGTATGATGTTGCAAAAGCAGAATATCAACAAGTATTGCAATTGACTGATGAACCAGAAATTATCAGTTTTGCCAAAAATGGTCTGGAGAATATCCATCAATATTTACAGCCTCTAGAAGAAGCCATCCCGCTGGAAATTGATCAGTCAATAAATTTTGCAAGTATCGCTGATTCCTCAGAACTGGATACAGCAGACTTACAAGATTTAGGAGCATTTGCTAACTTAGATAGCCAAAGCTTTGATTTAAGCAGTTTTGAAGAATCTCAGTCATCTTTAAACCCATTTGATGTTCCTACAGACAGCATTGTTATGAACAAATCGGTTGAAGAATCTCCATCTTTAATGGCTGATCCTTTTGCCGTTCATCAAGATGAAAATAGTTCTGATCTGCATAGCAATCCAGAGGAAGAAATCGCCTTAGATTTACCAGCTTTTTGGCAAGAAGACATCTCAGTAGTCAATTTAGATGACTCAGGAATCACAAATAACCCCTTTAATAGTGGGACAAATTCGGGTCAAGAAAGTTCAACTTTTGATAGCAATAGTGTTGATTCTCCTTTTGCACCAGTTGATTTATTAGCGAGTAATATTTTAGATACTTCATCTAAAGCCTTATTAACAGAACAGTATCCAGAGCCAAACATAGCAAATTTGGACTTTAAAATGGATATTCTGGAGAAAAATTCACCAAAATCGCCAGAAAATATCTCGAATGTGGATGCAAAAACAAATCAAGATAATGTATTCGCGGCTAAACCAAGTAATTGGTTAGAAAAAATAGAATTTCCTGATAATTCTGAAACTACTAACTCATCTGTCAATGATGATTTTTCTTTGCAAAACTCTCCTTTAAAAGCTGGCACAACTTTAGACACCAACTCTTTTGATGGTGATGATAATTTTGATTTTGAAGCCTTTGAGTCTGCCTTTGGCTCAGATGAATTCAAAACTGATGAAGATACTAACAGTATGCTCAGTGGTGAAAATTCTAAAAGTAATATCGAATTTTTAGATGATTTTGATGAATTTGACGACCTCGGTAATATTCCTGGATTTGATTTAGCAGACTCAGATGTGAGCTTTGGTGATGTGGCACTGTCTGGGCCACTCGAAGCTCATAGTAGTCCTCGTAGTAAATTTACTGAAGCTACCGCGAATAATGGCAGTAGCGATCGCGATGAAGAACTCTTTACCATTACTGGTTCTCAAGAATCCGTCCCCATATTTACCCAAACCGATGTCTCAAAGCTAGAACCGGTTGCCAGTGTTGAGCAAGGCTGGTTAGCACCACTGGAAAACGCTTCTTTAGATATGAAGCCTTTTTTGGTAGCTGGGACTGTGGGGATTTTCTCGGCAATGGTTGTCGCCGTTGTGAGCTTTGGGGCGACTTCCTTTTCTCAACCGCAGCAGCGCGAATCCATCCGCAACACTGGCTGGGCTATGTCTCTCGCTGCCGGTATTTCGGGATTTGCGACAGCTGCTTTTATGGGCAATCTCACCCTCAAGCAAATTCGCCGCACAACAAAGGATTTGCAAAATCAGTTTGATGCTGTCCGCCAAGGCAATCTTAATGTCCAAGCCACCGTATATTCTGAGGATGAATTAGGGCTATTAGCTACTGGCTTTAACGAAATGGCGCGGGTAATTTTTACCACTACCAATGAAGCCCAACGCAAAGCCGATGAACAAGAAGAAGCCAAAGAAAACCTGCAAAGGCAAGTAATTCGCTTGTTAGACGACGTAGAAGGGGCAGCTAGAGGTGATTTGACAGTGCAAGCTGAGGTGACAGCAGACGTACTCGGAGCCGTTGCTGATGCCTTTAACCTGACAATTCAAAACTTGCGGGATATCGTCCAACAGGTAAAAGTAGCTGCACGGGAAGTAACCAAAGGGGCGACAAATTCTGAAACCTTTGCCAGAGCCTTATCAAGTGATGCTTTGCGCCAAGCTGAAGAGTTAGCTGTCACTTTAAATTCTGTGCAAGTGATGACTGACTCGATTCAGCGGGTGGCAGAAGCTGCGCGGGAAGCTGAAACCGTTGCCCGTGATGCTAGTAGCATTGCGCTCAAAGGTGGGGAAGCTGTAGAAAATACCGTAGCTGGGATTTTAGAAATTCGGGAAACTGTGGCGGAAACTACCCGCAAAGTCAAACGCTTGGCAGAATCTTCCCAAGAAATCTCTAAGATTGTGGCGTTAATTTCCCAAATTGCTTCTCGTACCAACTTACTTGCACTCAACGCCAGTATTGAGGCGGCGCGGGCGGGAGAGGCGGGAAGGGGGTTTGCGATTGTTGCGGATGAAGTGCGCCAGTTAGCCGACAAATCTGCCAAATCCTTAAAGGAAATTGAACAGATTGTGATGCAAATCCAAAGTGAAACCGGCTCAGTTATGACCGCAATGGAAGAAGGCACACAACAGGTAATTAAAGGGACAAAA
- a CDS encoding chemotaxis protein CheW, with protein MVSKPDFLSGSGQDHFRPELQVESPEGELHLRFYIPSHQEFALPATGIREVLELSPDRITPIPNASPLLLGTLNLRGRVIWVADLGQFLGEGTALNTDRAEIPVIAIEEQETIVGLAVEEVGGMDWLDVQHLMPPTNLPDTMAPFLRGEWLLGAKNNQCLRLLDQTAIVRSARWAG; from the coding sequence ATGGTCAGCAAACCTGACTTTTTGAGTGGTAGTGGCCAAGACCACTTTCGGCCTGAATTACAAGTAGAAAGTCCTGAAGGTGAGTTACATTTACGTTTTTATATTCCCTCGCATCAGGAGTTTGCCCTACCAGCTACTGGTATCCGAGAAGTCTTGGAATTAAGTCCTGATAGAATCACCCCGATTCCGAATGCTTCTCCTTTACTTTTGGGTACTCTAAATTTACGAGGTCGAGTAATTTGGGTAGCTGATTTAGGTCAATTTCTTGGCGAAGGAACGGCGCTAAATACGGATAGAGCAGAAATTCCCGTAATTGCGATCGAGGAGCAGGAAACAATAGTCGGTTTAGCAGTGGAAGAAGTCGGCGGTATGGATTGGCTAGATGTACAACATCTGATGCCACCAACAAATCTACCAGATACGATGGCTCCCTTTTTGCGTGGTGAGTGGTTATTAGGTGCTAAAAACAACCAGTGTCTAAGATTGCTTGATCAAACGGCGATTGTGCGGAGTGCAAGGTGGGCAGGATGA